The sequence GCCGGGCCACCGTCCCGGGCGAGCACCCCGGCAGCAGACGCGCCGCCTCCGCGTCGTCCCATGCGTCGCGCAGCGGCCCGACGAGCCGGTCGGCCAGCGCGGTGCGCCGCCCCGCGACCACGGCACACAGCAGGTCGCGGCGGATCGCCTCGGGGGCGTCGGCGAGCGCCGACTCGTAGGCGGAGTCGGGCACATGGAGGCTGTCGGCCACTCGCAGCGCGTGTCCGCGCACGAAGGAGTCCGGATCGGCGAGCCGTGCGCCGATCCACTCCGCGTCCCGGCTGACGGCCGCCGCCACGACGGCGAGCCCCCGCCCGTAGTGCCCGCGCGTCTCCAGCTCCTCCAGCAGCGGACGCGCTTCCGTCACCTCCCGTACTCTCGCGGCGAGTTCACGCATGCGCAGGGGGTACGGCAGCGGATCGAGGGCGTTGAGCAGGCTCTCGGCCTGCTGCCGCGGGGTGTGGACCATGCGGTGGATTGTGCCTGCCGGAAGCCGTGACGCGCGCCGAAGCGGGCAATCGTGCCGAAGCCGGAAACGGCGACGGCAGCGGCCACGGCCATGGCGACGAGGCGACGGTCTCAGTGCTGGGCGCGTCGGAGGCTGAGCCGCTCCTTCTCGGAGAGGCCGCCCCAGACGCCGAAGCGTTCGTCGTGGTTCAGCGCGTATTCGAGGCACGCGGAGCGCATCTCGCACAGTCCGCAGATCTGCTTCGCCTCACGGACCGAGCTGCCCGGCTCGGGAAAGAAGAAGTCGGAGCCGGTCTGGGCGCACAGTGCCTGTTCCTGCCAGGAGAGGTCGGGCGCGGCGGCGGTGTCATTGTGCATGCCCGGATCGTGTCGCGTATCGAAAAACGTTCGATCAACGCCGGATCAACGGGCGCCCGCCCGACGCCGCCCCGGACCACGGGACCGACGCCGAACGCGAGGTCCGGGGGCGTGCCAGGACCCGATGATGCACCCGCCGACAGCCAAGAGCACAGCGGCGCGCGGCAGGATCACGACGGATTCGCGGGACCGGCGGGAGGGCGTGAGGTCGCCGCCCACGCTGGGCCCTCCGCCCACGCTGGGGCGTGAGCGGGCGCGCGCCCGCTCACGCCCCAGCGGCGCCCGGTCACCTCGGCGGCCTCCTACCCCGCGCACCCCGCCGAGCCCGCGGCAGCGGCCCGCGCCCGGCGGCGGTTGTCAGTGGGCGGTGCAAGACTCGGCAGTGCAGACCACGGGACCCCTCAGAGGAGGGCAACATGCTCACCACCCGTTTCGTAGCCGGCGCCCCGAACTGGATCGATCTCGGCACCCCCGACATCGACGGCGCCACGTCCTTCTACCACGGTCTCTTCGGCTGGGACTTCCGGTCGGCGGGACCCGATTCCGGCGGTTACGGCTTCTTCCAGGCGGCCGGGAGGACCGCGGCGGGCGCTATGCAGACCACCCCCGAGCAGGGCCCGCCGTCATGGACCGTCTACTTCCAGAGCGCGGACGCCGACGCCACGGCCAAGGCCGTCGAGCAGGCCGCGGGCAGCGTGCTGCTGCCGCCCGACGACATCATGGACAAGGGCTGCATGGCCATCCTCGCCGACAGGGCGGGCGTCTCCTTCGGCATCTGGCAGCCCGCCGCGCTCCGGGGCCTCGACGTGGCCGGCGAGCCGGGCTCCCTGTGCTGGATCGAGCTCTACACGCCGGACATCGCGGCGGCGGCGGCGTTCTACAACCGTGTACTGGGCCTGGAGACCTCGGCCATGCCGTTCCCCGGCGGCACCTACACCTGCGTCAACCCCTCGGAGGGCGGCGAGGACGCCATGTTCGGCGGTGTCGTCCCACTGGCCGACGACCCGACGGAGCAGGAGGCGGGAGCGTACTGGCTGCCCTACTTCGAGGTCACGGACACGGACGCAGTGGTCGCCAAGGCCCAGGAACTGGGCGGCAGGGTCCGGATGCCCGCCACGTCCATGGAGGGCGTGGGCCGGATGGCCAAACTCTCCGACCCGTACGGGGCACGCTTCGCGGTGATCAGGAGCGAGCCGGCAGGGGGCTGACGGCCGGCACGGGGGCCGGTTGCCACCTCTGCCGACCGGCCGACACCGGACACGGGCGGTAACCGGCCGATGACCGCCCGCCCGACCACCTGACCACCCGATCGCCCGATCGCCCGATCGCAGCAGCGCCCGCCGCACCGGCCGTCAACTTCTGAAGGCACGAAGTTTTCGAGAGCGCTCTCAGTCATAACCCTTGACGCTTCAACTCCCCCTGGGAACAGTGGTGCCCCGCGGAGGACCGATGCCCCATACATCGGCCCCCTGCCGTTTCCCCCCACGTCTCAGGAGCCACCGTGATCTCACGCAGGACCTTTCTGACCGGAACCGCGGCCGTCACCGCCGCCGTCGGCTACCCCGTCTGGGGGAGCGCTCTCAGCCCGACGGCCGAGGCCGCCCCCGCGACCTGTGAACTCGCCCTCAAGAACGCCTCGTTGCCCGGTACGGTCCGCGCGTACGTCACCGGTCACGAGCAGTCGACGGGCAACTGGGTACTGCTGCGCGCGGACGGCAGCGTCTACCGGCCCACCTCCCCGTCGGCACCCCAGACCCCGCTGCCCGTCGACTGCGCCATCCCCCTCGGCGCCGCCGGCTCTGCCGCCAAGGTCCTGACGCTGCCTCAGATGTACGGCGCCCGGGTCTACTTCGTACGCGACAGCACGCTCGACTTCTTCCTCAACCCGGGGCCCTCGCTGGTCGAGCCCGCGTTCGCCACGCCCGCCGACGCGAACTACGGCAAGACGTGGTCGTTCTGCGAATTCACCTTCAACACCGAACAGTTGTACGCCAACATCAGCTACGTCGACCTGGTCACCGCGCTGCCCATCGGTCTGACCCTGGAGGGCGACGCCACGCACACGGTGGCCCCGCTGCCCGACGGTGCCGTCGACCGGATCGCGGCGGACCTCACGGCACAGGCCGCCAAGGACGGCCAGCCCTGGGACAAGCTGGTGACCCGGGGCAGCGACGGCTCCGTACTGCGGGTGGTCTCCCCGCAGAACCTGATGGCCCCGTACTTCGACCGGCCCGCCGAGATGCCGTTCCGCGACCTCTGGACCAGCTACATCGACCAGGTCTGGGACAAGTACCGTTCCACCGACCTGGGGATCGACCTCCAGGGCGGCCGGGGCGTGCTCACCGGCCGGGTCAGCGGGGACACGCTGACCTTCGCCGGTGGTCACACCTTCGGCAAGCCCACGTCGAAGGACATCTTCACCTGCAATCACGGGCCGTTCGCCAACAACCCGGGCGACTCCGACGACAAGAAGGCCATCCTCGCCCGCCTCGCCGCCGGCTTCAACCGCTCGATCATGCTCACCCACCCGACCCAGCCGAACGGGACGACCACGTCCGACTACTACACGGGCGCGGTCACCAACCACTGGGCGCGCGTCGTGCACGCCAACTCCCCCATCGGCTACGCCTTCCCCTACGACGACGTACGCCCCGACGGCCAGCCCGACGTATCGGGCGCGGCCCACGACGGCAACCCCCGCCGCTTCACGGTGACGGTGGGCGCGTAATCCCGAGCCCTGGGCGGGGCACCTTTGAGGGCCTGCCCCGCCCAGGGCGCCCCCGCCAGGGGCGCGGGGAACTGCGCGACCAGCCACGACGTACGTGCACCTGTCGACCGGCCCGCCTTCCGGGGGCGCGGGGAACTGCGCAACCTTCAGACCGACAGAGCCCCATCTGCAAAGCCCCGCCAGGCCATGGCACCCAAGGGGCGCGGGGAACGGCGCGACAAGCCCCCACCAACCCGCACCCAACCACCAAGCCCCCAGCGGAGCGCCTACGCCGAGACCCGCCGAACCAACGTCGTAGGCAACACAACACTGGCCGGCGCCCCCGCCAACCCCTCCGCGCCCCCCGCGGGAGCCCCCCGTTCCAGCCCCCGCAACAGCAACCGCGCCATCAGCCGCCCCATCTCCTCGATGTCCTGGCGAACCGTCGTGAGCGGCGGGTCGGCCTGCTCGGTGAACGGCAGCATGTCGTCGAAGCCGACCACCGCGACATCCTCGGGCACCCGCCGCCCCCGCTCCCGCAGCACGCGCATCGCGCCGACCGCCGTGAGGTCGTTGGCGGCGAACACCGCGTCCACGTCGGGGCAGCGGTCGAGAAGTTCCCGCATGGCCCGCTCGCCGCCACCCGGGGTGAAGTCGCTCTCCACGATCAGCCTCGGATCGGTGTCCACCATGACGTCACGGAACCCGTCGAGCCGGTCGGCCGCCGAGGTCTGGTCGAGGGGGCCGGTGATGTGGGCGACGCGCGTGCGTCCGAGCCCGACGAGGTGCTGGACGGCCTCGCGGGCGCCGCCCCTGTTGTCGCAGTCGACGTAGACCACGCCGCGTGACCCGTCGCTCCAGCCAGGGCGCCCCCCGTACACGGTCGGCACTCCGCGGATCAGGCCCGGCAGCGGGTCGTCGAGGTGCAGCGAGAAGACGAGCGCGCCGTCGACATGGCCGCCGGCGAGATAGCGCGCCACGCGGGCATGGTCGTCGCGTCCCTCCGTGAGCAGCAGGACGAGCTGCGAGTCGTGGGCGGTCAGCTCCTTGCTGATGCCCCGGAGCTGAAGGGCGAAGAAGGGGTCCGCGAAGACCCTGGTCTCCGGTTCGGCGATGACCACGGCGACCGCGTCGTGCCGTCGGGTGACGAGGCTGCGGGCGGCCTGGTTCGGGACGTAGCCGAGCTCCTCGACGGCGCGCCTGACCCGCTCTACCAGGGGTTCGCGTACGCCCTCGCCGCCGTTGACGACACGCGACACGGTGGCCCGGGAGACTCCGGCCCGGGCGGCCACGGCCTCCAGTGTCGGGCGTGGCTCTGTCGACTGCTCGGTCACCTCGGGGCTCCTCATGGCGGCGGTTGCCGCTCAGGATAGCCCTGGTTCAACGCTTCGTTGAGAGCGCTCCCCGATCGTGAAGCCGCTGGCTGTGGGACGTGCGCCGGAGTGGGCGTGGGTGCGCTTGCCCGGCGGGGCTTTACGGGGGAGGCCCTGTCGGTCTGCACGTTGCGCAATTCCCCGCGCCCCCAAAAAAGGCAGCCCGGCCGTCGAGTGGGGGCGTGCCGCTCCCCGCGCCCCTGAGGTGCCCTTGCCGGGCAGCGCCGAAGAGGTGCAGCCCCGCCGGTCCGAAGGTCGCGCAGTTCCCCGCATCCCCAAAAAGGCAGGCAGGCCGTCGAGTGAGGGCGTGCCGCTCCCCGCGCCCCCCTTTGCTGCTCGGCGCGGAGCGCTCAGTGCTCGTGGGGCTCGTAGCCCGGGATCGTGCCGTCCGTCTTCTTCACCAGGAACAGGCCCGCCATTCCCATGTCCGAGTGGCTCTGGACGTGGCAGTGGTACATCCACGCGCCCGCGCCGACGCCCTCGCCCGCGATGACCTGGAAGCCGAACGAGTCCGCGGGGCCCACGATCAGGTTGTCGACCACCCGGCTGGGGTCGTCGGGGCCGGTCAGCAGACCCGTGCGGTTGTCCGCCCAGCGGTGACCGTGCACATGGAACGTGTGGTAGTACTCGCCGTGCGTGATCGAGACGAACTCGACCCGATCCCCCACCGTGGCCTCGAAGTTGGGGCTGTCGTGCCCCGGCCTGTTGTTGATCGTCATGTCGTTGAAGACGATGGTGTGGGTCTTGTCCGGGAGGATGTCACCCTGTCGACGGACGATCACCGGCCCGTACAGGCCCTTGCGGATGCCGGTCGTGCCGTGTTCGGTGCCGACGACGTGGTCGTGGTAGTGCCAGTAGCCCGCGCTGCCCGCCCGCCAGGTGCCGTCCTTGCGGCGGCCGGGCGCGTGGGTGCGCCAGGTGTACGTCCGGGTGTCGCCCGGCTCGACATGGGACTTGCTCAGTTTCGTGCCGTCGCTGGACACCTCGTAGTCCAGGCCGTGGACGTGCAGGCTCGCCGCCACGTCCAGCGTGTTCTCGACCTCGATGTACGCGGTGTCGCCCTCGTTGAGCTCGATCAGCGGGCCGGGTATCGAGGCCGCGCCCTTCTCGAACCCGTAGCCCAGCTGACCGTCGGCGAGCTTCTCGATGTAGAGCTTGAAGCGCCTGACCTCGCCGCCCGCGGGGGCGGTCCGGAGCGCGGTGCTCGCGCTGTCGGCGGAGGTCGCGTCCTTCGCGGCGACGAGCGACAACGATGTCGCGACCGTGGCGACGGCGGCCCCGCCCAACATCATCCGACGACTGAAGCCCCGCCTGTCCATCGCGTTCGTGGTGGTCGCGACCGTGGTCACGTCTGTGGTGGCCGCATCCGTCGCGCCTTCATCCGTGGTGGCCATGTCGTCCGTGGTGCCCATGCCGAACTCTCCCAACCTGCAACGCGGTCAACGGAATTGACGGATCTGACGGCGGATCTGTTGGCGGATCTGACGGAACCGAGTGACAGAGACGAACTGGGGAGACGGTAGTGGCATCGCCTTCGTTTATCCACACTCAGGACAAAGTTTGTGCGATCCCGGTCATACCTATTGGCGAGTTCCGCGAAAAGGTCTAGCTTCCATGGCGCTGTTGCTGTGACCGAGGAGGATGGGGTGACCACATGCGGCCCACACCGCATCAAACGCCACTGACCGTACGGAAGTTGGGCAGAGCAAGACGCAGAGGCTGGGCAGCCGCGCTGGCCGCCGGAGTCGTCGCCGCCGGTGTCCTCTCGGGGCCGGCCGCGAGCGCGCGCCCGGCGCCCGAACCGCTGACAACGATGTCGATCAAGTCGCCGCCCGGCGGCGCCGACGTGAAGGTGCTGATCTTCCACGGGTCCGCGGCCGGCGGCGAGGAGTCGCCCGTCGTCAACGCCGGTATCGAGGCGATCGAGGACATCGGCCAGTCCGGCCCCACGGCCGGGCGTTTCGCCGTGACGGCCACGGACGACGCCTCGGTCTTCACGGACGAGACGAAACTCGGTCTCTACAACGCCGTCGTCTTCCTGACCGGCGGCGGAGACGTCCTCGACCCGGAGCAGGAGGCCGGTCTGGAGTCGTACATGGAGGCCGGCGGCGGCTTCCTCGGCATCCATGACGCGGCCCGTGCCGAGCCGTACTCGGACTGGTTCAGCGGACTCGTCGGCGCCCGTCCGGCAGCCGGCAGCCCGACCAACGTACAGCGGGCCACCGTCGAGGTCGGCGACCGCCGGCATCCGGCCACCAAGGATCTCCCGCTCCAGTGGAAGCGCCCCGACCAGTGGCTGAACTGGGCCAAGAACCCGTCCGGCGACGTGCACACCGTGGCCCGCGTCCGAGAGTCGACGTACACGCCGGGCACCGGTGCGAACGGCGCCGACCACCCGGTCTCCTGGTGCCGTGACTACGACGGCGGCCGGTCCTTCTACACCGGTATGGGCGGTACGGAGTCGTCGTACGACGAGACGGAGTTCCGGTCCCATCTGCGCGGGGCGCTCGCCTGGACGAGCCGGATCTCGCAGGCCGACTGCAAGGCCACGATCAACGCCAACTACAAGGCGGAGCGGCTGACCCAGCCCAACCAGCCCGGCCAGAACGACCAGATCGGTGAGCCGCACGGCCTGGTCACCGCACCTGACGGCCGGGTGTTCTACATCGGCCGCGGCGGCGCCGACTCCTCGCAGCCGGTCATCACGGACTGGAACAACCCGGACGTCGGCAAGGGCAAGGGCGAGATCCACGTCTACGACCCGAAGACCAAGAAGGTCACGCTGGCCGGCACGCTCAACGTCTTCGGCAACAAGGGCGGCGGCGACGAGCTGATCAAGGTCGAAGAGGGCCTGCTCGGGATTGAGTTGGACCCCCGGTTCGAGGACAACGGCTGGGTGTACCTGCACTACACGCCGCACTCCCGGATCGACCGCGACAAGCGGATGGCCGAGCGCTACGTCTCCCGCTTCACGTACAACTCGGCGACCAGCAGGCTGGATCTGAACAGCGAGAAGGTCCTGCTGAAGTGGCCGGTGCAGATCCACAGCTGCTGCCACGCGGGCGGCGGCCTGGCCTGGGACTCCAAGGGCAACCTGTACATCGCCACGGGTGACAACAACTCCAGTGGCTTCAGCGACGGTTACTCGGGCAACAACCCGCAGCCGAACTACAAGGGCGTCTCCTTCGCCGACGCGCGCCGCACGGCGGGCAACACCAACAACCTGAACGGCAAGATCCTGCGCATCCACCCGGAGCAGGACGGCACGTACACCCTGCCCGAGGGAAACCTCTTCACGGGCAAGGAGACCGCCGAGGGCGGCGGCAAGACGCGTGGCGAGATCTATGTGATGGGCGTCCGCAACCCGGCGCGCATCTCCATCGACAAGAAGACCGACACGCTGTACGCGGGCTGGGTCGGCCCCGACGCCGGGTCGCCGTCGACGACCTGGGGTCCGGCGAAGTACGACACGTTCGCCGCGATCACCAAGCCGGGCAACCACGGCTGGCCGTACTGCATGGGCAACAAGCAGCCCTACCGGGACCGCAATCTGCCCGATCCGACGAAGCCGCTCGGCTGGTACAACTGCGACGCCCCGAAGAACGAGTCGCCCAACAACGACGGTCTCGTCAACCTTCCGCCGGTCACCTCGAACACCATCTGGTACTCGCCCCAGGGCGGCGGCCCGGACTTCCCGCGTGACGCCAACGGCATCCCGTCGTACAAGACGGCGGAGCAGAAGTTCCTTCTGCCCTGGCTGAAGGGCGGCGGCCAGGCGGCCATGGACGGGCCCGTCTACCGGTACGACGCGAACCTGGCGAACGCCGCCAAGTGGCCCTCGTACTGGGACGGCAAGTGGTTCGTGGGCGACTTCTACGACGCCGACCAGCCGCGCCACGCCGTGCTCCTCGACCCGAAGACGGCCGGGCAGGGCGGCATTCCGGTGCACGCCGAGTCCCTGAAGAAGATCATTCCCATCGGCAACGACGGCATCAAGAACCTCATGGACTGGAAGTTCGGCCCGGACGGCACGCTGTACGTCCTCGACTACGGCCGTGGCTTCTTCACATCGGACTCCAAGTCCGCGCTGTGGCAGGTGACGTACAAGGGCGGCGGCCCCACTCCCGCCGCCGATCAGCTGGTCAGGGAGGCGCAGTGACGAGCGTGACGAACATCCGCAGGCGAAGAACTGGACGGCTGTGGACGGCGCTGCTCGCGTCGCTGCTCATGGTGCTGGGGCTCGCCTCCACCTCGGCGTCCGGCCAGACCGACAACACCCCGTCCAAGGCGGCCGCCGCGGCGCAGACGCTCACCTGGACGGCCGGTGACGACATCACCAAGTACGCGTCCGCGCCCGCCACGGCGGTCGCGGGCCCGACGACGATCGTCTTCGAGAACAGCGAGGCGACCGGCAACACCATGGGCATGCCGCACACGTTGACGTTCGACGTGTCCGACCCGGAGTACCAGAACGACGTACCGCTGAACATCCTGGCCAACCCGAACGACGACCAGGGCGGCCGGCACACGGCCGAGGTGACCCTCACGCCGGGCCGGTACCGGTACTTCTGCACCATCCCCGGCCACGGCCAGATGCAGGGCATCCTCGTGGTCACCGAGGGCACCGGCGAGGACACCACGGCGCCGGAGACCGCGGCCGAGGTCACCGGCACGAAGAACGCGGACGGCGCGTACGTCGGTTCGGCGACCGTGGCGCTCAGTGCGACGGACACCGGCGGCTCGGGCGTGGAGCGCATCGAGTACGCGATCGGTGACGCGGGCGCCTGGCAGCCGTACACCACGCCCGTGGTGATCGACCAGGTCGGCGCCCAGAAGGTCCGCTACCGGGCGATCGACAAGGCAGGCAACACGGCCGCGGAGAAGGCCGAGGAGTTCACGGTGGTGGCCCCGCCGACGGACGACACGACCACGCCGGACACCTCGGCGACGGTGACCGGTGAGAAGAACGCGCAGGGTGAGTACGTCTCCATGGCGACCGTCACGGTGACGGCCTCCGACACCGGTTCCGGCGTCAACACCATCGAGTACGCGCTCGGTGACTCCGGCGCCTGGCAGGCGTACACCGCTCCGGTGATGGTCCACGAGGTGGGCGCGCACAAGGTGCGGTTCCGCGCGACCGACAAGGCGGGCAACGTGGCCGCCGAGAAGTCCGTGTCGTTCACCGTCGTCGCGCCGCCGGTGGAGGACACCACTCCCCCGGTGACCGGTGTGAGCGTCGAGGGCACGAAGAACTCGGCCGGCGCGTACATCAACACCGCCAAGGTGACGGTCACCGCGACCGACGCGCACGGCGGCTCGGGGGTGGACAGGATCGAGTACTCGCTCGACAGCGGCCCCTACCTCGCGTACACCGCTCCCGTGGTGGTCGACCGCGTGGGCGCGCACACGGTGGCGTACCGGGCGAGCGACAAGGCGGGCAACACCTCGGCCGCCCGGACGGTGAGCTTCACGATCGCCCCGGGTGGTGGCGTTCCCGCGCCCAACTGTGCCGAGTACGACGAGCGGTTGACGGTCATCGTCGGCACGGTCGACTCGGGTGTGCCGAACCGGATCACCAACAGCCGGTGCCGCATCAACGAGTTGATCGAGGACGAGAAGGAGTGGACGTCCCACGCGCTGTTCCTCAAGCACGTGACGACGGTCCTCAAGACCCTCCTCAAGGACGGCGTCATCGTCCAGCGCGAGTACGACCTGATCAGCGAGGCGGCCGACGAGTCGGGCATCGGTGATCCCGGGCAGACCGAGGGCTACCGGACGATCATGGACGGTACGCAGGACACCTTCGGCAAGTGGCAGCACGTGGGCGGCGGTTCGTTCGGCCTGAACGGCGACGGCTCCATCACGTCGGGCACGTCGAGGGACGGACTCGGCATGCTGTGGTTCCCCGAGCGCAAGTACGGGGACTTCTCGCTGAAGCTCCAGTGGCGTGACGACGCGCCGGGCACGGGCAACGCCAACTCCGGTGTGTTCGTGCGGTTCCCGCAGGTCCACAACCACCCGGAGGAGTCCCGGCCGGAGTGGGTCGCCATCAAGTACGGGCACGAGATCCAGGAGTTCGACAGCCCCACCGGCGACATGTACAAGACCGGTTCGGTCTACGGCTTCGACCGGGTGGGCCTGGCCGGTGCCGGTGTCACCCAGAAGGGCACCTGGAACGACTACGAGATCCGCGTGGTGGACCAGCACTACTCGATCTACCGCAACGGCGTGCTGATCAACGAGTTCGACAACATCAGTGGTCAGGACTTCACCCCGCCGCGCTCGGACGACCCGGGCACGGACGGGCGGCGGTTCTCCTCCGGCTACATCGGGCTCCAGGTGCACGGCACGACGGACGTGGTGTCGTACCGGGACGTCCGGATCAAGGAGCTGTGATACCGGGCTAGTCGCCCCGTCACGGCTCAGCTCTCCTTCTTGGCCCTGCTCGGCTGTACCCGCTTCGGCTCGCCCGGCATCTTCGGGTACTCGGGCGGGTACGGCAGGTCGCCCATCCCGTGATCGTGTTCGTCACGGTCGGCGAGCTCGAGCAGGGCTTCGAGGGAGTAGGCGTGGTCGTCCATGTCCGCGTGCACGTCGCCGAGTTCGGCGAAGCGCGCGGGCATGGTGACCAGGTCGAAGTCCCGGGGTACGGCCTCGCCGACCTCCTCCCAGGTGAGGGGCGCCGACACCGGCGCGTGCGGGCGGGGGCGTACCGAATAGGCGGAGGCGATGGTGCGGTCGCGAGCGGTCTGGTTGTAGTCGACGAAGATCTTCTCGCCCCGTTCCTCCTTCCACCAGGCCGTGGTCACCTGATCCGGCATCCTGCGCTCCAGCTCCCGTCCGACGGCGATCGCGGCCCGGCGGACCTGGGTGAACGTCCAGCGCGGCGCGATCGGCACGAAGACGTGCAGGCCCCGGCCGCCGGACGTCTTGGGAAAGCCGCGCAGATCCCCGTACGCGTGGAGCACCTCGCGCAGCTCATGGGCGGCGCGCACCGCGTCGGCGTAGTCGGTGCCCGGTTGCGGGTCGAGGTCGATGCGCAGTTCGTCGGGCCGGTCGACGTCGTCGCGGCGCACGGGCCAGGGGTGGAAGGTCAGCGTGCCGAACTGGGCGGCCCACAGGACGGCGGCGACCTCGGTGGGGCACATCTCGTCGGCGCTGCGGCCGCTCGGGAAGGCGATGTGCGCGGTGGGGATCCAGTCGGGCATGTTCTTCGGCGCCCGTTTCTGGAAGAAGGACTCGCCGCCGACCCCGTCCGGGTAGCGCTCCAGGGTCGTGGGCCGGTTCCGCAGCGCGCGCAGGATTCCGGGGCCGACCGCGAGGTAGTACCGCGCGAGGTCCAGCTTCGTGAAGCCGCGCTCCGGGAAGAAGACCTTGTCCGGGCTGGACAGCCGTACCGTCCTGCCCGCCGCCTCCAGCTCCACCGCGTCTGCCATGCGAGCCACGGTAGGCGCACCGCGTATACCTCGCACATCAGGATCCAAGGTGCACATCGGGCGAATCTTCGCCGGTCCGCGCAGAATCGGAGCATGGATCTGCCGGTGATGCCGCCCGTGAAGCCCATGCTCGCCAAGTCCGCGGCGCGGATTCCACCGGGCATGCACTACGAGGCGAAGTGGGACGGGTTCCGGGCGATCGTCTTCCGCGACGGGGACGAGGTCGAGATCGGGAGCCGTAACACGAAGTCGCTGGTCAGGTACTTCCCCGAGCTCGTCGAGGCACTGCGGGAGCG is a genomic window of Streptomyces sp. NBC_00414 containing:
- a CDS encoding WhiB family transcriptional regulator is translated as MHNDTAAAPDLSWQEQALCAQTGSDFFFPEPGSSVREAKQICGLCEMRSACLEYALNHDERFGVWGGLSEKERLSLRRAQH
- a CDS encoding VOC family protein — its product is MLTTRFVAGAPNWIDLGTPDIDGATSFYHGLFGWDFRSAGPDSGGYGFFQAAGRTAAGAMQTTPEQGPPSWTVYFQSADADATAKAVEQAAGSVLLPPDDIMDKGCMAILADRAGVSFGIWQPAALRGLDVAGEPGSLCWIELYTPDIAAAAAFYNRVLGLETSAMPFPGGTYTCVNPSEGGEDAMFGGVVPLADDPTEQEAGAYWLPYFEVTDTDAVVAKAQELGGRVRMPATSMEGVGRMAKLSDPYGARFAVIRSEPAGG
- a CDS encoding glycoside hydrolase family 64 protein, with translation MISRRTFLTGTAAVTAAVGYPVWGSALSPTAEAAPATCELALKNASLPGTVRAYVTGHEQSTGNWVLLRADGSVYRPTSPSAPQTPLPVDCAIPLGAAGSAAKVLTLPQMYGARVYFVRDSTLDFFLNPGPSLVEPAFATPADANYGKTWSFCEFTFNTEQLYANISYVDLVTALPIGLTLEGDATHTVAPLPDGAVDRIAADLTAQAAKDGQPWDKLVTRGSDGSVLRVVSPQNLMAPYFDRPAEMPFRDLWTSYIDQVWDKYRSTDLGIDLQGGRGVLTGRVSGDTLTFAGGHTFGKPTSKDIFTCNHGPFANNPGDSDDKKAILARLAAGFNRSIMLTHPTQPNGTTTSDYYTGAVTNHWARVVHANSPIGYAFPYDDVRPDGQPDVSGAAHDGNPRRFTVTVGA
- a CDS encoding LacI family DNA-binding transcriptional regulator encodes the protein MRSPEVTEQSTEPRPTLEAVAARAGVSRATVSRVVNGGEGVREPLVERVRRAVEELGYVPNQAARSLVTRRHDAVAVVIAEPETRVFADPFFALQLRGISKELTAHDSQLVLLLTEGRDDHARVARYLAGGHVDGALVFSLHLDDPLPGLIRGVPTVYGGRPGWSDGSRGVVYVDCDNRGGAREAVQHLVGLGRTRVAHITGPLDQTSAADRLDGFRDVMVDTDPRLIVESDFTPGGGERAMRELLDRCPDVDAVFAANDLTAVGAMRVLRERGRRVPEDVAVVGFDDMLPFTEQADPPLTTVRQDIEEMGRLMARLLLRGLERGAPAGGAEGLAGAPASVVLPTTLVRRVSA
- a CDS encoding multicopper oxidase domain-containing protein: MDRRGFSRRMMLGGAAVATVATSLSLVAAKDATSADSASTALRTAPAGGEVRRFKLYIEKLADGQLGYGFEKGAASIPGPLIELNEGDTAYIEVENTLDVAASLHVHGLDYEVSSDGTKLSKSHVEPGDTRTYTWRTHAPGRRKDGTWRAGSAGYWHYHDHVVGTEHGTTGIRKGLYGPVIVRRQGDILPDKTHTIVFNDMTINNRPGHDSPNFEATVGDRVEFVSITHGEYYHTFHVHGHRWADNRTGLLTGPDDPSRVVDNLIVGPADSFGFQVIAGEGVGAGAWMYHCHVQSHSDMGMAGLFLVKKTDGTIPGYEPHEH
- a CDS encoding ThuA domain-containing protein, giving the protein MRPTPHQTPLTVRKLGRARRRGWAAALAAGVVAAGVLSGPAASARPAPEPLTTMSIKSPPGGADVKVLIFHGSAAGGEESPVVNAGIEAIEDIGQSGPTAGRFAVTATDDASVFTDETKLGLYNAVVFLTGGGDVLDPEQEAGLESYMEAGGGFLGIHDAARAEPYSDWFSGLVGARPAAGSPTNVQRATVEVGDRRHPATKDLPLQWKRPDQWLNWAKNPSGDVHTVARVRESTYTPGTGANGADHPVSWCRDYDGGRSFYTGMGGTESSYDETEFRSHLRGALAWTSRISQADCKATINANYKAERLTQPNQPGQNDQIGEPHGLVTAPDGRVFYIGRGGADSSQPVITDWNNPDVGKGKGEIHVYDPKTKKVTLAGTLNVFGNKGGGDELIKVEEGLLGIELDPRFEDNGWVYLHYTPHSRIDRDKRMAERYVSRFTYNSATSRLDLNSEKVLLKWPVQIHSCCHAGGGLAWDSKGNLYIATGDNNSSGFSDGYSGNNPQPNYKGVSFADARRTAGNTNNLNGKILRIHPEQDGTYTLPEGNLFTGKETAEGGGKTRGEIYVMGVRNPARISIDKKTDTLYAGWVGPDAGSPSTTWGPAKYDTFAAITKPGNHGWPYCMGNKQPYRDRNLPDPTKPLGWYNCDAPKNESPNNDGLVNLPPVTSNTIWYSPQGGGPDFPRDANGIPSYKTAEQKFLLPWLKGGGQAAMDGPVYRYDANLANAAKWPSYWDGKWFVGDFYDADQPRHAVLLDPKTAGQGGIPVHAESLKKIIPIGNDGIKNLMDWKFGPDGTLYVLDYGRGFFTSDSKSALWQVTYKGGGPTPAADQLVREAQ
- a CDS encoding OmpL47-type beta-barrel domain-containing protein, which produces MWTALLASLLMVLGLASTSASGQTDNTPSKAAAAAQTLTWTAGDDITKYASAPATAVAGPTTIVFENSEATGNTMGMPHTLTFDVSDPEYQNDVPLNILANPNDDQGGRHTAEVTLTPGRYRYFCTIPGHGQMQGILVVTEGTGEDTTAPETAAEVTGTKNADGAYVGSATVALSATDTGGSGVERIEYAIGDAGAWQPYTTPVVIDQVGAQKVRYRAIDKAGNTAAEKAEEFTVVAPPTDDTTTPDTSATVTGEKNAQGEYVSMATVTVTASDTGSGVNTIEYALGDSGAWQAYTAPVMVHEVGAHKVRFRATDKAGNVAAEKSVSFTVVAPPVEDTTPPVTGVSVEGTKNSAGAYINTAKVTVTATDAHGGSGVDRIEYSLDSGPYLAYTAPVVVDRVGAHTVAYRASDKAGNTSAARTVSFTIAPGGGVPAPNCAEYDERLTVIVGTVDSGVPNRITNSRCRINELIEDEKEWTSHALFLKHVTTVLKTLLKDGVIVQREYDLISEAADESGIGDPGQTEGYRTIMDGTQDTFGKWQHVGGGSFGLNGDGSITSGTSRDGLGMLWFPERKYGDFSLKLQWRDDAPGTGNANSGVFVRFPQVHNHPEESRPEWVAIKYGHEIQEFDSPTGDMYKTGSVYGFDRVGLAGAGVTQKGTWNDYEIRVVDQHYSIYRNGVLINEFDNISGQDFTPPRSDDPGTDGRRFSSGYIGLQVHGTTDVVSYRDVRIKEL